Within Mytilus edulis chromosome 10, xbMytEdul2.2, whole genome shotgun sequence, the genomic segment ATTTGTAGAAAATAGTTGCTATCATAAACTCTTCATAATCTAGTTAGTTACCTTTAAGTCTGTTATATGATTCTTTGGACCAATTCCAGATAACATTAAGATAACAGGACTGTCAATGGCTCCGGCAGATAAGATAACTTCTTTTTTGGCATTGAGATTCAGTTTTCTGTTGTCTATAATTACTTGTACACCGATAGCTTTTTTACCGACAAGTAATATctgtaaaatattaatttaaaatatgcTATTGTCTCGTTTATATCTTGAGGCTTCCAGACCCTTGTATAAAAGGGAAGAAAAATATACAACTGGCACATTATTCTCGTGAATAACcttacaacgccatggataaagaaaaataaagactaataGACAAACATCTGTACGCAAAACACAGCATAACTTACATGGAACTTAAACCACATACTATATTTGcatagtttgaaaataaaacattaatcaCTATGTCCAAGAAGAGAAAGTCTAGCCAAGCACTTCATTCAAAAGGGTATGTTTTGTTTAAAGTGATACAATATTCTCGGGAAGGCTGATTAATTATTCTTTCTTgaacgtcatatttttttcatatttaaaacataATCATACTTGGAATGTGCTTAACAGAAAAATTGGTCGACGGAAAGTAATATcagaatgtgtttttttttaattcagacaTGTCATGTTGTATTGCCATTAGGTGTTGAGATTCAAGGTATATGTTTGAAACATCAACCAAATGACGGAATTGGTCATGTTTCATTGACATATGGATCTATAATTTAATCAAATAACCTTTTTTAAAGCTATTAGCTGATGCAGAATTAATTTAGTTTAGAATTTTTCTAAATTTACTTTTCAAATTGATATCTGTAAAACATTGATTTGAAAAGTTCGTTGGCACGTTTTTTCAAGTAAATGTTTTAACTCTTGACTGTAAATAATGCATGTTTTATCTGCATGAATGAACCAAGGAGGTCATACAATCAGATGTATTAAAACCCAAACAAGGGCTGTTAACATAGTACCTTTGTTACAAAACTATTAATGCTTATGTGTAAGTTTGGTCTATTGATAATAGGTCTTAAATAGGCTTTTGCAGTATTGGAACGTTCACCATTCTTCATCGACGACTGCATGTATGAAAAACCAGCAAATATTgtgaataaaatatgtaaaattggcTTTGCGAAactttcttattttattattaaaaaactAGTACTCCAAATTCAAGACAGAACTTAATTTAAGAACTATTTATCCATTCGTCATTCAGATTTAAACAATCTCATTTATCCTAAAATCatttcatatttactatttttcaTATTACTAGTAATCCATTCGGAATTAAAAGGCTAAATTTAAAAGCATTGTTTTATCGACCTCATATGTTTGCTTTTTAATAGATTGTTACaattggcctataatggtttacttttataaattattatttggatggatagttgtctcattggcactcacaccacatcttcctatatctaactaTTAGTTACActgtgtgcaattgtcctaatacgagaattaaTCGGGTCAATGAAATTCATTTCGGCTGAGGCGAAGCTAAACCTGATATGAactttattgacccgataaatttgGTACTTGGACAATTGCACACTGCGTAACGAATTTATcctaattttgttatattacaaaTTAATCAATTCAAATTCGACCATCAGGACAATATAAACCAAATAAATTTAGATAAATCAAAAActgtgaaaaatgaaaaatataaggaCTATAAGatactaaaaaaaatgattttgtattaggtcaatggtataagggagataattccaattgacgtaataaaacattgaactgaaatttattaggataATATAGCCAATTAAATTACGAAAAaatactctaaatcaggataaacaTATTTATCAAACAAATGATCAGAACGAAGGAACGACGGGTACACCCATATCGTGCATGTATAAAATAATCATCAGCCATAATTCATCCCAGTATTTTGTGgcgtttgtgttgcttagtctttagttttctatgtgtactattttgttttgatttgtgtactattgtttgtctgtttgtcttttttagccatggtgttgtcagtttattttcgattgacgagtttgaatgttcctctggtatctttcgtccctcttttattatatTTGGCGCATTTGACATTTTTCaattacaatttttcaattacatttttgttacaaaaacCGCTATGATATTATTCTACCTATTTGATTTTCTCCATTCAGGTCAACATGGTCTATCCCGATTTCATGTGCAGCTTGTCAATAAATTTCTTGAAGTGGCGTATTTCTGACTTCACTTACATCTAAGTATCCTCCCCTTGATTGATAATCTGCGGAGAAaatcaataacaaattaaaaagttttaagaTAGGGTATCCTGTGGAATAGGACAATTAATATTTAGTGATAGTATGTCGGACATAATTATAAATATCTAGGGATAgtgaaaataataacaaaaaagtatttaactCCAAGCctttactttttttcatatttttttttgtatgtttggaTTATGTCTGCTCAGCAACTGTCAAATACGtgtagacctataatggtttacttttataaattgttacttggatggagagttggatggagagttgacaacatatttgtaactgtcggaggacgtgtttttcaacagactgtcggcatcccaatgggaacaaactgtgcccctctacttgccgacttgtttctttattattatgaggctgacttcatgcaggaacttcttaggaataaagataagaagttagcaatatcctttaactctactttccgctatatagatgacgttctttcactaaacaattcaaaatttggtgactatgtggaacgcatctatcccatcgaattggagataaaggatactacagatacagttaagtcggcttcatatcttgacttacatctagaaattgacaatgagggtcggttgaaaacaaaactttacgacaaaagagatgatttcagctttccaattgtgaactttcattttttaagtagcaacattccagcagcacctgcatacggggtatatatctcccaattgatacgatattcccgtgcttgcatttcctatcatgattttcttgatagagggttactgctaacaaggaagctattaaaccaagagttccaaatggtgaagttgaaatcatcccttcgtaaattttacggacgccatcacgagttggttgaccgttatggaataaccgtttcacaaatgatatcggatatgttccttacgtcgtaactacaatccccttccctttcatgaatgtgacttaccgaattagactatttaccggatttgtaatcacataagcaacacgacgggtgccacatgtggagcaggatctgcttccctttcggagcacctgagaacacccctagtttttggtggggtcgtgttgtttattctttagttttctatgttgtgtcatgtgtactattgtttttctgtttgtctttttcatttttagccatggcgttgtcagtttgttttagatttatgagtttgactgtcccgttggtatctttcgtccctcttttgtctcattggcactcataccatatcttcttatatctatatatatatttatttcttttgaatgAAATGCTGTGTTTGCTATGACATTTCTTGCTGTGCTCCAAAAAGGTATTTCGTTTAAAACTTTCAGAAGTAGATAATAGTTTTGATGCATGCGAACATTAAACAGCATAGCAACAACAGGGACTCCTTGAATATTTAACATGCGAATTGTGTTCGATCTTTAGCAAATACATTCAATTATGAagattattattgtaaaaaaattgtcAGTTATTAGATTCAAAAATTATTAAGGTATAAAAAGCTTTCA encodes:
- the LOC139492642 gene encoding LOW QUALITY PROTEIN: glucose dehydrogenase [FAD, quinone]-like (The sequence of the model RefSeq protein was modified relative to this genomic sequence to represent the inferred CDS: substituted 3 bases at 3 genomic stop codons); protein product: MIVLFWPRDKVLGGSSSINHLAYVRGSRYDYEKWGKEGCTGWIYKDVLPYXLKIEDIQASRFXASDYQSRGGYLDVSEVRNTPLQEIYXQAAHEIGIDHVDLNGENQIGRINMQSSMKNGERSNTAKAYLRPIINRPNLHISINSFVTKILLVGKKAIGVQVIIDNRKLNLNAKKEVILSAGAIDSPVILMLSGIGPKNHITDLKILVVADLPVGENFLDHCQIL